A stretch of the Calypte anna isolate BGI_N300 chromosome 5, bCalAnn1_v1.p, whole genome shotgun sequence genome encodes the following:
- the SIGIRR gene encoding single Ig IL-1-related receptor has protein sequence MADLCSVPPEILVPATNETLELALGSQVTLNCTVRWAATQPCQHLPAWAKDGQPLDTNSSQDTTWLAQNASEWLLGSVLQLNLTHDSDFGVFTCWVSNATATFTLRRVEAAGHAPAVLAALLVLVLLVLLAGLYVRCRLSLLLWYQNRYGELEINDGKLYDAYVSHATAPDDRKFVHFIVKPQLENRYGYKLFLDEQNILPNSEPSADLIMNVSRCRRLILVLSVAYLEQDWCNSSFREGLWRLLELSKKPIFIIFESQHREITHPAISLLKQYRNAVTLLVWRAGSMTPSSDFWKELCLALPRKISSQGTTGDPQTQLQEDKDPMLILHSSYLDSGGDLHPDGDLGTGLRGYVFGSPLPPRLRGPRTPMASAASTTEDTQLRDSHELDVSDLGSRNYGARTDFYCLVTEDDI, from the exons ATGGCAG ACCTTTGCAGCGTGCCCCCCGAAATCCTCGTCCCGGCCACCAACGAGACGCTGGAGCTGGCGCTGGGCAGCCAGGTAACCCTGAACTGCACCGTGCGCTGGGCagccacccagccctgccagcacctccctgcctgGGCCAAAGATGGGCAGCCCCTGGACACCAACAGCAGCCAGGACACCACTTG GCTCGCCCAGAATGCCTCAGAGTGGCTCCTTGGCAGCGTCCTGCAGCTCAACCTCACACACGACTCCGACTTCGGGGTGTTCACCTGCTGGGTCAGCAACGCCACAGCCACCTTCACCCTGCGGCGAGTGG aggcagcagggcatgcgcctgcagtgctggcagcccTCCTGGTCCTGGTGCTCCTggtgctcctggctgggctTTATGTCCGGTGCCGCCTGAGCCTGCTCCTCTGGTACCAGAACCGCTATGGCGAGCTGGAGATCAATG ACGGGAAGCTGTACGACGCTTACGTCTCCCACGCCACCGCCCCGGATGACCGAAAGTTCGTCCACTTCATCGTGAAGCCACAGCTGGAGAACCGCTATGGCTACAAACTCTTCCTGGACGAGCAAAACATCCTGCCCAACTCAG AGCCCTCGGCCGATCTGATCATGAACGTGAGCCGGTGCCGGCGGCTCATCCTGGTCCTCTCTGTCGCCTACCTGGAGCAAGACTGGTGCAACAGCAGCTTCAG GGAAGGgctctggaggctgctggagctTTCCAAGAAACCCATCTTCATCATCTTTGAGAGTCAGCACCGGGAGATCACCCACCCTGCCATCAGCCTGCTGAAGCAGTACCGAAACGCCGTCACCTTGCTGGTGTGGAGAGCTGGCTCCATG ACCCCCTCATCGGACTTCTGGAAGGAGCTGTGCCTGGCCCTGCCCCGCAAGATCTCCTCCCAGGGGACCACAGGGGACCCGCAgacccagctgcaggaggacaaGGACCCCATGCTGATCCTGCACAGCAGCTACCTGGACAGTGGGGGAGACCTCCACCCAGACGGGGACCTCGGGACAG gcCTCCGAGGGTATGTTTTTGGGAGCCCCCTGCCTCCTCGCCTCCGTGGCCCCCGCACTCCCATGGCCTCAGCTGCCAGCACGACAGAGGACACGCAGCTGAGGGACAGCCACGAGCTCGATGTCTCAGACCTGGGGTCACGCAACTATGGTGCCCGCACAGACTTCTACTGCTTGGTGACAGAGGATGACATCTGA
- the ANO9 gene encoding anoctamin-9, producing the protein MQDEILLTPWRRFSDEDREQFTPREEEKWDFVLVSDIHQVGSEKEMKRKKFLVELRKKGFIIKKIEDRKVFYGVRAPRQIFWKYQRLLRKPNSRLQSPGDNQEIPVTTRIRIVNFILQNTVTPDLEKLRDLMKKKVFEAMFPLHEKEEKREFLKEHWARWSEIFCPQPIEKIRCYFGEKVALYFAWLGWYTYLLGFAAAAGLVVFIAGITTFNSSQVSREICEATTTIMCPLCDQQCPFWLLSDTCTYAKVTHMIDNEGTVLFAMFMAIWATVFLELWKRQRATVVTDWDLYRWDEDEEELAIDLINNVQHEPQQYQHSYFRSTIILLLVLVMIAVMIGIAHALVIYRVIATALFTQSPFEFVREQANMVAMVTGAVLHYITIVIMTKVNRHVALFLCDLEKPRTFSQRENNFTVKIFTFQFFTNFSSLIYVAFFLGRINGHPGNYVRIAGKWRLEECHPSGCISDLFIQMAIVMLLKQTISNMMEYLIPWVKCKLCRQQWRPRKRRMMLGEEEEDEDPCKRQWLSNYQLNEVNIFSLFDEFLEMVIQYSFTTIFVAAFPLAPLLAFCNNLLEIRLDAIKMRRLSRRMVPRKANDIGIWLQVLEAIGILAVIGNGLVIAITSDFIPVQVYKYLYSPCLLGNNTDMDCTTGYINHSLSIFRIQDFEPHTKVPKTLPDFVREEIKECRYRDYRNPDDYSYTAQFWHIFAARLAFLILFEHVALCVKLIAAWYVPDVPQRVKNQFLDRQHNDLRKELSMMDFSTDV; encoded by the exons ATGCAG GATGAAATTCTGCTGACTCCCTGGAGGAGGTTTTCTGATGAAGACAGAGAGCAGTTCACCCCCAGG gaagaagagaaatgggATTTTGTCCTGGTAAGCGACATCCACCAAGTGGGCAGTGAGAAggagatgaagaggaagaagttCCTGGTTGAGCTGAGAAAGAAGGGGTTCATCATCAAG AAAATCGAGGACAGGAAGGTATTTTATGGAGTCCGTGCCCCAAGACAGATCTTCTGGAAATACCAGCGGCTCCTGAGGAAGCCCAACAGCAGACTGCAAAGCCCCGGTGACAATCAGGAGATACCAGTGACCAccag GATACGCATAGTGAACTTCATCCTGCAGAACACGGTGACACCCGACCTTG AGAAGCTGCGTGACCTGATGAAGAAGAAGGTCTTTGAGGCAATGTTTCCTCTGCACGAG aaagaagagaaaagggaattcCTAAAGGAGCACTGGGCTCGATGGAGTGAAATATTTTGCCCGCAGCCAATTGAGAAGATCAG GTGCTATTTTGGGGAGAAGGTGGCTCTGTACTTTGCCTGGCTGGGCTGGTACACCTACCTCCTGGGGTTCGCTGCCGCGGCGGGGCTGGTGGTCTTTATAGCTGGGATTACTACCTTCAATTCCAGCCAGGTGAG CAGGGAGATCTGTGaggccaccaccaccatcatGTGCCCACTCTGTGACCAGCAGTGCCCGTTCTGGCTGCTCTCTGACACCTGCACCTATGCCAAG GTCACTCATATGATTGACAACGAGGGGACAGTTTTGTTTGCCATGTTCATGGCCATCTGGG cCACCGTGTTCCTGGAGCTGTGGAAAAGGCAGAGAGCCACGGTGGTCACTGACTGGGACCTGTACCGGTGGGATGAGGATGAG GAGGAACTGGCTATAGACCTGATCAACAACGTGCAGCACGAGCCCCAGCAGTACCAGCACTCCTACTTCCGCAGCACCATCAtactgctgctggtgctggtgatG ATCGCGGTGATGATCGGCATCGCCCACGCCCTCGTCATTTACCGGGTGATCGCCACGGCCCTCTTCACCCAGAGCCCCTTTGAGTTTGTCCGTGAGCAGGCCAACATGGTGGCCATGGTGACGGGGGCTGTGCTGCACTACATCACCATTGTCATCATGACCAAG GTCAACAGGCACGTGGCCCTCTTCCTCTGTGACCTGG AGAAACCACGGACCTTCTCCCAGCGGGAGAACAACTTCACCGTGAAGATCTTCACCTTCCAGTTCTTCACAAACTTCTCTTCTCTCATCTATGTGGCCTTTTTCCTGGGACG GATCAATGGCCACCCGGGCAACTACGTGCGCATCGCGGGCAAGtggaggctggaggag TGCCACCCCAGCGGCTGCATCTCTGACCTCTTCATCCAGATGGCCATCGTCATGCTGCTCAAGCAGACCATCAGCAACATGATGGAGTATCTCATCCC CTGGGTGAAGTGcaagctctgcaggcagcagtggcGCCCCAGGAAGAGAAGGATGATGttaggagaggaagaggaggatgaggaccCCTGCAAAAGGCAGTGGTTGAGCAACTATCAGCTCAACGAGGTCAACATCTTCAGCTTGTTTGATGAGTTCTTGGAGATGG TTATCCAGTACAGCTTCACCACCATTTTTGTCGCTGCCTTTCCCCTGGCCCCACTCCTGGCTTTCTGCAACAACCTGCTGGAGATCCGCCTGGATGCCATCAAGATGAGGCGGCTGTCCCGGCGCATGGTGCCGCGCAAAGCCAACGACATCG GGATCTGGCTGCAGGTCCTGGAGGCCATCGGGATCCTGGCTGTGATCGGGAACGGGCTGGTGATTGCCATCACCTCCGACTTCATCCCTGTGCAGGTCTACAAGTACCTGtacagcccctgcctgctggggaaCAACACGGACATGGA CTGCACAACCGGTTACATCAACCACAGCCTCTCCATCTTCCGCATCCAGGACTTTGAGCCCCACACAAAAGTGCCCAAAACGCTGCCAGACTTTGTCAGGGAGGAGATCAAGGAGTGCAG gtaCCGGGATTACCGGAACCCCGATGACTACAGCTACACGGCCCAGTTCTGGCACATCTTTGCAGCCCGGCTTGCCTTCCTCATCCTCTTTGAG CACGTGGCTCTCTGCGTCAAGCTGATCGCAGCCTGGTACGTCCCCGACGTCCCCCAGCGGGTCAAGAACCAATTTCTGGACAGACAACACAACGACCTTCGTAAAGAACTGAG caTGATGGATTTCTCCACCGACGTGTAG